The Legionella cincinnatiensis genome includes a region encoding these proteins:
- a CDS encoding pirin family protein → MSYFNVKDPICETKNCAKQIKMELIPRTVDLGGFQVGRVLPSKEKRTVGPFVFWDQAGPNEFLSGKGLDVRPHPHIGLSTMTYLFSGRLEHRDTLGSQQIIVPGDVNLMTAGSGIAHSERTPHQDRFYPHPFFGIQCWLALPLNKEEVSPSFTHYDKSVIPTDNDNKNMCLRVVAGEWSGIKSPVFTLNDALFVDCQLKANATVIIPETIEERAIYILRGKIIIDNRSYHCAQMLILKTDTEIKVTAVDDAHIIILGGAALETRRYVWWNFVASSKERIEQAKFDWKTGKFGKIPGDENEFIPLPE, encoded by the coding sequence ATGAGCTATTTTAATGTAAAAGACCCAATATGTGAGACTAAAAACTGCGCGAAGCAAATAAAGATGGAGCTTATCCCTCGAACAGTTGATCTGGGTGGATTTCAAGTAGGGCGAGTATTACCATCAAAAGAAAAAAGGACAGTGGGGCCATTTGTTTTTTGGGATCAGGCTGGTCCGAATGAGTTTCTTTCAGGTAAAGGATTAGACGTACGACCTCATCCACATATTGGTTTATCAACGATGACTTATTTATTTTCTGGTCGGCTGGAGCATAGAGACACACTTGGGAGTCAGCAAATTATTGTTCCTGGTGATGTTAATTTGATGACTGCTGGAAGCGGAATTGCTCATTCAGAGCGCACCCCACATCAAGATCGCTTTTATCCTCATCCCTTTTTTGGTATTCAATGTTGGTTGGCTTTGCCACTGAACAAAGAAGAAGTAAGCCCGTCATTTACACATTATGACAAAAGTGTTATTCCTACTGATAATGACAATAAGAATATGTGTTTGCGCGTAGTTGCAGGCGAATGGAGCGGAATAAAATCCCCCGTTTTCACATTAAATGATGCTCTTTTTGTTGACTGTCAACTTAAGGCAAATGCTACAGTGATCATTCCTGAGACTATTGAGGAACGAGCGATTTATATTTTGAGAGGTAAAATTATCATTGATAATCGCTCATATCACTGCGCCCAAATGCTTATTCTCAAAACAGATACTGAAATTAAAGTGACTGCTGTCGATGATGCTCACATTATTATTCTTGGGGGAGCGGCACTTGAAACACGACGCTACGTGTGGTGGAATTTTGTGGCCAGTTCTAAAGAGCGCATCGAGCAGGCTAAGTTTGATTGGAAAACTGGGAAATTTGGAAAAATACCTGGAGACGAAAATGAATTCATCCCTTTACCTGAATAG
- a CDS encoding NAD-dependent malic enzyme produces MGKLTQETQYLEDGSIKTKLTGYNLLNSSRLNKGTAFTNSERDLFALHGLLPPQVSTLEEQQKRRHAGLIELSTSLEKYSFLRDLQDNNETLFYSLIVHNIEEMLPIVYTPTVGEGCQKFSEIFRKARGLFLSYPNKDLIEQIISHPRYDLIKCIVVSDGERILGLGDQGAGGMGIPIGKMALYTALAGIPPQYCLPILLDVGTDNEERLADPLYVGWKHRRIRGAEYDEFVDTFVSAVKRRWPNVLLQWEDFAGANATRLLERYRNQLCTFNDDIQGTAAMATGTLLSAINVTGIPLKDQKIVFLGFGGTGHGIAQLIHAALKDEGLNDQEASQHIYAVDRYGLLVEGGKGLSPDQEFFARKRSEVEKWQVSNPMEIGLLDVVRNVKPTALIGVSTQKGAFTEEVVRTMAKYTERPVIFPLSNPTWHSEAVPQDLFNWTDGRALVGTGSPFAPVTFNGKEFLIDQTNNSYIFPGLALGIISSQAKRVSDGMIKAAALALAACSPARKNKTANLLPPLASLRSISLDVARAVGKQAILEGLAGINELDLEKELKANIWEPVYKLYTLAE; encoded by the coding sequence ATGGGTAAATTAACTCAAGAAACACAATACTTAGAAGATGGAAGCATCAAAACTAAATTAACAGGTTATAACCTTCTGAATAGTTCTCGGTTAAACAAGGGGACTGCATTTACAAATAGTGAAAGAGATCTATTTGCGTTACATGGTTTATTGCCACCCCAAGTAAGTACGTTGGAAGAACAACAAAAAAGACGTCATGCGGGATTGATCGAACTATCTACTTCCCTAGAGAAATATAGCTTTTTGCGTGATCTCCAAGATAATAACGAAACATTGTTTTACTCCTTAATTGTCCACAATATTGAGGAAATGCTCCCTATTGTTTATACCCCAACTGTTGGAGAAGGTTGTCAAAAGTTCAGTGAGATTTTTCGTAAAGCGCGGGGGCTTTTTCTGAGTTATCCTAATAAAGATTTGATCGAGCAAATTATCTCTCATCCGCGTTATGATTTAATTAAATGTATCGTCGTAAGTGATGGTGAGCGTATTCTTGGTCTTGGTGATCAGGGGGCTGGTGGTATGGGAATTCCCATTGGTAAAATGGCACTCTATACCGCATTGGCTGGTATTCCTCCCCAATATTGCTTACCAATTCTTTTGGATGTAGGGACAGATAATGAAGAAAGATTAGCTGATCCGCTCTACGTCGGGTGGAAGCACCGTCGTATTCGTGGGGCTGAATATGATGAATTTGTGGATACTTTTGTTTCTGCGGTGAAGCGTCGTTGGCCGAACGTGCTTTTGCAGTGGGAAGATTTTGCAGGAGCAAACGCAACACGTTTGCTGGAGCGTTATCGTAATCAACTTTGTACTTTTAATGATGATATCCAGGGTACTGCAGCTATGGCAACAGGCACTCTTCTTTCGGCGATCAATGTCACGGGGATTCCGTTAAAAGATCAGAAAATCGTGTTTCTTGGTTTTGGAGGAACAGGTCATGGTATTGCTCAATTGATTCATGCAGCCTTAAAAGATGAGGGCTTAAATGATCAAGAAGCCAGCCAGCACATCTATGCTGTGGACAGGTATGGCTTACTTGTGGAAGGAGGAAAGGGATTAAGTCCGGATCAAGAGTTTTTTGCGCGCAAGCGTTCTGAGGTAGAAAAATGGCAGGTGAGTAATCCAATGGAAATAGGCTTGCTTGATGTTGTTCGCAATGTAAAACCTACAGCACTGATAGGTGTTTCGACTCAGAAAGGAGCTTTTACTGAAGAAGTAGTCCGAACTATGGCGAAATATACGGAGCGTCCGGTGATTTTCCCGCTTTCCAATCCCACATGGCATAGTGAGGCAGTGCCACAAGATCTATTTAATTGGACCGATGGTCGTGCATTAGTAGGAACCGGAAGTCCTTTCGCACCTGTAACATTTAATGGAAAAGAGTTTCTTATTGATCAAACAAATAACTCATATATTTTTCCAGGTTTAGCTTTGGGTATTATTTCTTCTCAAGCAAAAAGAGTCTCTGATGGAATGATAAAGGCAGCTGCGCTTGCTCTTGCAGCTTGTTCACCAGCAAGAAAGAATAAGACGGCAAATCTGTTACCTCCTTTAGCAAGCCTTCGTTCAATCAGCCTTGATGTGGCAAGGGCTGTTGGAAAGCAAGCAATATTGGAGGGCCTTGCAGGTATTAATGAACTTGATTTAGAAAAGGAGCTCAAAGCTAATATTTGGGAGCCCGTTTATAAACTGTACACGCTCGCAGAGTAA
- a CDS encoding glutathione S-transferase family protein, whose protein sequence is MIILYSYPELFGVPDNNPFGLKVDTFLRLTEIDYQHQHIINTQNAPRQQLPYIEDNGTIITDSNVILNYLSQKYINLDKNLTEKQKNSHFLLTRMLDNHLYWVMSYSRWQDEQFWPLFKAAFLTQLTELSESTLETVRKYNIEKYHYQGIGRYSKEEIYQSGIDDLQSIILLLENNLYLFGEKIHSLDACCYGFLANILYFKIETPLKNFILQTPLKDYTDRIRNLLGY, encoded by the coding sequence ATGATTATTTTATATTCTTACCCTGAACTTTTTGGTGTCCCTGACAATAATCCTTTTGGTCTAAAAGTCGATACTTTTCTTAGGTTAACTGAAATAGATTACCAACACCAGCACATCATTAATACCCAAAATGCACCCAGGCAACAATTACCGTACATAGAAGATAATGGAACAATTATTACTGATAGTAACGTTATTCTTAATTATCTTTCCCAAAAATACATTAACTTAGATAAAAATTTAACAGAAAAACAAAAGAACTCTCATTTTTTACTCACTAGAATGTTAGATAATCATTTGTATTGGGTTATGTCTTATTCTCGCTGGCAAGATGAACAATTTTGGCCTTTATTCAAAGCTGCATTTTTAACTCAACTTACTGAGTTATCAGAATCAACTCTTGAAACAGTAAGGAAATACAATATTGAAAAATACCATTATCAAGGTATAGGGAGATATTCCAAAGAGGAAATATACCAATCTGGAATTGATGATTTACAATCAATTATTTTACTTTTAGAGAATAATCTTTATCTATTTGGTGAAAAAATTCACTCTTTGGATGCGTGTTGTTATGGGTTTTTAGCCAATATTTTATATTTTAAAATTGAAACACCACTGAAGAATTTTATCCTACAAACACCACTGAAAGATTACACTGATCGGATAAGAAACTTACTTGGTTATTAA
- a CDS encoding FCD domain-containing protein: MIRIREKQSKASTVLEKLRQDLVSGYYNPGQKLQMEQLKTRYNVGYSPLREALCRLVANGFVNLEELCGFSVPPLSLEELYDLYAMRMDLEARALELSMDHGDASWEAEVISCWHRYAKYLDSQSAQPLEPIEWNEFQKEFTFTLIKACQSPWLLKIQDMLYDHSARYRFLCMGFHHNNKKVLAEFKQENEDLVAAVLARNKEKVIALSRIGWQNSLELMAERLRIKIMEQSDDRK, from the coding sequence ATGATACGAATTCGTGAAAAACAATCAAAAGCAAGCACCGTTTTAGAAAAACTTCGTCAGGATCTTGTGAGTGGTTATTATAACCCTGGTCAAAAGTTACAAATGGAGCAGTTAAAAACAAGATACAATGTGGGATACAGTCCGTTAAGAGAGGCATTATGTCGCTTAGTTGCTAATGGATTTGTTAATCTAGAAGAATTATGTGGTTTTTCTGTTCCTCCGCTTTCTTTAGAAGAGTTATATGATCTTTATGCTATGAGAATGGATCTCGAAGCTCGCGCCTTAGAATTATCAATGGATCATGGAGATGCATCTTGGGAAGCCGAAGTTATTTCGTGTTGGCACCGCTATGCCAAATATCTTGATTCTCAGTCAGCTCAACCATTGGAACCTATAGAATGGAATGAATTCCAAAAAGAATTTACCTTTACTTTAATCAAAGCATGCCAATCTCCTTGGTTACTTAAAATTCAAGACATGTTGTATGACCATTCTGCTCGTTATCGTTTTTTATGTATGGGATTTCACCACAATAATAAGAAAGTGCTGGCAGAATTTAAACAAGAAAATGAGGACTTAGTTGCTGCTGTTTTAGCGAGAAATAAGGAAAAAGTCATTGCGCTTTCTCGAATTGGCTGGCAAAACTCGCTTGAGCTTATGGCGGAGCGTTTAAGGATAAAAATTATGGAGCAAAGCGATGATCGAAAATAA
- a CDS encoding methionine--tRNA ligase: MIENKKNYLLIPSVPTPNGRLHLGHIGGPFLSVDILARSLRVCGHRAWIISGTDSYESYAAGKAEEENKDPEQIGHHYHALIAEDLKLMNIQVDQFINPLAAPWSHSYQEWHEKIFQQLLNNKATSLLKENIPWDEVNKRYLTGYWLHGNCPVCFKQTTSYFCENCGAHFRPEEIIQENNMPQKVVENIFLHLPHQVDLRSKGVNQYIETMFQNYCMQQNNLFRITTHCDWGLPDPSNPNNGRTLFSYGFIFAYFLMFGELAGKLMGINKNAFANDSDVITISSFGIDNALPFLSSALGVSQGCPQYKSFDYYLVNYFYYLEGSKFSTSRQHMIGVEEAIHRKKLSSDIIRLYLASLDVRNQTGNFVINDFVLYYNKTIDWIETLIIQGMENLVDTKSYFCDQHLKTQLYELFAIQAHSLQPNCFLPHIAVHSIENWLPLGKGLHQKSGNYFWWLKGLTLLIYPYMPELGKALWSVLGYDDLPVMSDFFVLPARPLQKLKLRIKRIEQEFGVFKEEVTYEPNAL; this comes from the coding sequence ATGATCGAAAATAAGAAAAATTATCTCCTTATTCCATCGGTGCCTACACCTAATGGTCGCTTACATTTAGGACATATTGGTGGCCCTTTTTTAAGTGTTGACATTCTTGCAAGATCTCTGCGTGTTTGTGGACATCGTGCTTGGATAATTTCTGGTACCGATAGCTATGAATCTTATGCAGCGGGAAAAGCTGAAGAAGAGAATAAAGATCCGGAACAAATAGGTCATCATTATCATGCATTAATCGCAGAAGATCTAAAGTTAATGAATATTCAGGTAGACCAATTCATTAATCCCCTGGCTGCACCATGGAGTCATTCTTATCAAGAATGGCATGAGAAGATCTTTCAACAATTGTTAAATAATAAGGCAACATCGTTATTAAAGGAAAATATTCCTTGGGATGAAGTGAACAAACGTTATCTGACCGGCTATTGGCTTCATGGAAACTGTCCTGTTTGTTTTAAACAAACTACAAGTTATTTTTGCGAAAATTGCGGTGCACATTTTCGTCCAGAAGAAATAATTCAAGAAAATAATATGCCCCAAAAAGTGGTAGAAAATATTTTTTTACACCTTCCTCATCAAGTGGATCTGCGGTCCAAAGGAGTAAATCAATACATAGAAACGATGTTCCAAAACTATTGCATGCAACAAAATAATTTGTTTCGTATAACTACTCATTGCGATTGGGGGTTACCTGATCCTAGCAATCCGAATAATGGTAGGACATTGTTTAGTTATGGTTTTATATTTGCTTACTTTTTAATGTTTGGAGAACTTGCCGGGAAGTTAATGGGCATCAATAAAAACGCATTTGCAAATGATTCAGATGTAATTACTATTTCTAGTTTTGGTATTGATAATGCCTTGCCATTTTTAAGCAGCGCATTGGGAGTGAGTCAAGGGTGCCCGCAATATAAGTCTTTTGATTATTACCTCGTTAATTATTTTTACTATCTTGAAGGGAGCAAATTTTCCACGAGTCGGCAACATATGATTGGAGTTGAGGAAGCAATACATAGAAAAAAACTCTCTAGTGATATTATTCGGCTTTATCTTGCTTCTTTAGATGTTCGTAATCAAACAGGTAATTTTGTGATTAATGATTTTGTTCTTTATTACAATAAAACAATAGATTGGATCGAAACATTAATCATTCAAGGAATGGAAAATTTAGTTGATACGAAATCTTACTTTTGTGATCAACATTTAAAAACACAACTTTATGAGCTATTCGCTATTCAAGCACATTCATTACAACCGAATTGCTTTTTACCCCATATTGCAGTTCATTCTATTGAGAATTGGCTCCCATTAGGTAAAGGATTGCATCAGAAATCAGGTAATTACTTTTGGTGGTTAAAAGGATTGACTCTGTTGATTTATCCTTACATGCCAGAGTTAGGAAAGGCTCTTTGGAGTGTTTTAGGATATGACGACTTACCAGTGATGAGCGATTTTTTTGTTCTACCAGCACGTCCTTTACAAAAATTAAAGCTGAGGATAAAGCGCATTGAGCAAGAGTTTGGAGTATTCAAGGAGGAAGTCACTTATGAACCAAACGCATTATAA